A genomic segment from Fusarium keratoplasticum isolate Fu6.1 chromosome 10, whole genome shotgun sequence encodes:
- a CDS encoding Kynureninase: MELSGFVDRLRSGASPKFPQDANSLEFARHLDSQDKLSHLRDEFVIPTKRSLKKKALDGSIPSHGASSNGTNGTNGHSNGHNGSKDDSEQCLYFVGNSLGAQPKAVREYLNAQLETWASIGVNGHFSAMGNSPLTPWQDMAEDCAIKSADIVGASPSEIVIMNTLTANLHFLMASFYKPNEKRHKIILEWKPFPSDHYAIESQVVWHGLDPEKSMVKIHPNDDFIITTDLILATIDEHAEETALLLLPGIQYYSGQLFDIPRITAYAQERGIVVGWDLAHAAGNVELKLHDWNVDFACWCTYKYINAGPGSIAGAYVHEKHGKVEFKDDSGKPTYRPRLMGWYGGDKSVRFNMDNKFVPTVGAGGYQLSNPSAIDLASLSGALSVFNKTKMHDIRSKALVLTAYAEHLLDQIISESSDETPLFRIITPRDPAQRGTQLSVLLREGLMERVSEALEENGVICDKRKPDVIRVAPVPLYTRFEDVWKFMQVLRGALSQ, encoded by the exons ATGGAGTTGTCAGGATTCGTCGATCGCCTACGGAGCGGAGCCTCCCCCAAGTTCCCGCAAGATGCCAATTCGTTAGAGTTTGCCCGTCATCTCGACTCTCAGGACAAGCTAAGCCATCTTCGGGATGAGTTTGTCATCCCCACAAAGAGAtctctcaagaagaaggccttggATGGATCGATTCCTT CCCATGGTGCCTCTTCCAATGGCACTAACGGTACCAACGGTCACAGCAATGGCCACAATGGATCAAAGGACGACTCTGAGCAGTGCCTCTACTTTGTTGGCAACTCCCTTGGTGCTCAACCCAAGGCTGTCCGAGAGTATCTCAACGCTCAGCTGGAGACATGGGCATCCATCGGTGTCAACGGCCACTTTAGCGCAATGGGCAACTCCCCCTTGACGCCTTGgcaagacatggctgagGACTGCGCCATCAAGTCTGCCGATATTGTCGGAGCTTCTCCCAGTGAGATTGTCATCATGAACACCTTGACAGCCAACCTGCACTTTTTGATGGCCAGCTTCTACAAGCCCAATGAGAAGCGCCACAAGATAATTCTCGAGTGGAAGCCTTTCCCAAGTGACCACTACGCTATTGAGAGTCAGGTTGTCTGGCATGGACTGGACCCTGAGAAGAGCATGGTCAAGATCCACCCCAACGATGACTTTATCATCACAACGGATTTGATCCTGGCTACTATTGACGAGCACGCCGAGGAGActgctctgcttcttcttcctggtATTCAATACTACTCTGGCCAACTTTTCGACATCCCCCGAATCACCGCCTACGCCCAAGAAAGGGGAATCGTCGTGGGCTGGGACCTGGCCCACGCCGCCGGAAACGTCGAGCTTAAGCTGCACGACTGGAACGTTGACTTTGCCTGCTGGTGCACATACAAGTACATCAACGCCGGCCCTGGTTCCATCGCCGGAGCCTACGTCCACGAGAAGCACGGCAaggtcgagttcaaggacgACTCTGGCAAGCCCACGTATCGACCCCGTCTCATGGGCTGGTATGGTGGAGACAAGAGCGTCCGATTCAACATGGACAACAAGTTTGTGCCCACTGTCGGTGCAGGAGGATACCAGCTTTCCAACCCTTCCGCTATTGATCTGGCCAGCTTGTCTGGCGCCCTCTCCGTCTTCAACAAGACAAAGATGCATGATATTCGATCAAAGGCTCTCGTCCTGACTGCCTACGCCGAGCATCTGCTCGACCAGATCATCTCCGAGTCATCCGACGAGACACCCCTCTTCCGCATCATCACGCCCCGTGATCCCGCACAAAGGGGAACCCAACTGAGCGTTCTTCTCAGGGAAGGTCTGATGGAGAGAGTGAGcgaggctctggaggagaACGGAGTCATCTGCGATAAGCGAAAGCCCGATGTCATCAGAGTTGCTCCTGTGCCTCTATACACGAGGTTTGAGGATGTGTGGAAGTTTATGCAGGTGCTGAGGGGGGCACTGAGCCAATGA
- a CDS encoding Zn(2)-C6 fungal-type domain-containing protein: MDVDAAEQEPGRYIRSRIANACDGCKARKVKCDGKLPCGYCSRRQRPHTCHYSPQRRRRNGQSLASLTSPPASERDARAHSTRNTTPSTPADAELTRPVSAQPQGMDAEDETEVPREARLVCDAQGKLIFVGDCAPLSFFQSVRQLVTTRVGQNAFAPQTSRYSVLENAPAHQSRRVPGDNRLPSINPDDIPSAVSTYLSVATGLVDLFDNRRLVEDLMLWANLDQKPDDATTVVNLLVLAIGRQMDNEELAQDYFEYARDKAYANLSGNLSVTSIQIFTLITLYMLCSCQINGAFLFFGIAVRAAYSVGIHRTEVNARFGPDIHRQRDRLWKSLRVVDLFLSTSMGRPPATSDVDCTVPYQNPNEGANEAPDLLNASVQIFLVLEGVVTEIYSRRKISLQLTEGISLQLRDWSSRWLKQLKDIIANPEAQDRAQASGACQVLSTYYYAVMLVSRPFLMYELCRRLSDTAVSSNGRSALTSGKSKLADACIDAASLMVDPILDLIQRGILVGHVPVLVSWLFASSLVLGIGLLGGFGRILEKYTRMSIHALDHCSKHDTHARQYSLIAQSLLTAALEYLEKRELAEHQRRTENSSQLFGLIPSEAGTDSTSPAVTRDPSHPVASPASNSRPRDSLDRSFLQHNGLQGVGSPPFGDLDSAFLGISESMLQTPDPSYWGGPTGMEGDSGSALNLFALLDAGGGIDLTHHL, from the exons ATGGACGTCGATGCTGCGGAACAAGAGCCAGGGCGGTACATCCGCAGCCGCATCGCCAATGCCTGCGATGGCTGCAAGGCAAGAAAA GTTAAATGCGATGGCAAATTGCCCTGCGGTTACTGTTCTCGGCGGCAGAGGCCTCATACCTGTCACTACTCGCCTCAGCGACGACGTCGCAATGGCCAATCATTGGCATCCCTGACATCTCCTCCAGCCTCTGAGAGAGATGCCCGTGCTCATTCTACAAGGAATACCACTCCATCAACACCGGCAGATGCAGAGCTCACGAGGCCGGTATCGGCACAACCCCAAGGGATGGACGCTGAGGACGAGACTGAAGTGCCGAGAGAAGCGCGACTAGTTTGCGATGCCCAAGGAAAACTCATCTTTGTGGGAGACTGTGCCCCTCTCTCCTTTTTTCAGTCTGTCCGACAGCTTGTCACCACCAGAGTTGGCCAGAATGCCTTTGCTCCTCAGACAAGCCGTTACTCTGTGCTCGAGAACGCGCCTGCACATCAGTCTCGCCGAGTACCTGGCGATAACCGCCTTCCGAGCATCAATCCCGATGATATACCCTCGGCAGTGTCGACATATTTGTCTGTTGCCACGGGGCTCGTGGATCTGTTTGACAATCGTCGATTAGTAGAGGACCTCATGCTGTGGGCGAATCTCGACCAAAAACCTGACGATGCGACTACAGTTGTAAATCTTCTAGTGCTGGCCATTGGAAGACAGATGGACAACGAAGAGCTCGCACAGGACTACTTTGAGTACGCCCGTGACAAGGCATACGCAAATCTGAGTGGCAATCTCAGTGTGACCAGCATCCAGATCTTCACCCTTATTACGTTGTACATGCTCTGTTCGTGTCAGATCAACGGAGCTTTCCTGTTCTTCGGCATCGCAGTACGAGCAGCCTACTCAGTTGGGATTCACAGAACCGAAGTCAATGCACGATTTGGGCCTGATATTCACAGGCAACGAGATCGTCTTTGGAAGAGTTTACGAGTCGTGGATCTCTTCTTGAGCACCTCGATGGGACGGCCGCCTGCAACCTCAGATGTTGATTGTACCGTGCCCTATCAAAATCCAAACGAAGGCGCAAACGAAGCCCCGGATCTCCTTAACGCGTCTGTTCAGATATTTCTCGTTCTCGAGGGAGTAGTAACAGAAATCTACTCCAGGCGGAAGATATCTCTACAACTTACCGAAGGAATATCACTCCAGCTGCGAGATTGGTCGTCTCGGTGGCTGAAGCAACTGAAAGATATCATCGCAAATCCTGAAGCCCAGGACAGAGCCCAAGCCAGCGGTGCATGTCAGGTCTTGTCGACATATTATTACGCCGTCATGCTTGTATCTCGACCATTTCTCATGTATGAGCTTTGCCGACGGTTGTCTGATACGGCGGTGTCATCAAATGGTCGGTCTGCCTTGACATCTGGCAAGTCGAAACTGGCAGATGCTTGCATTGATGCAGCGAGTCTCATGGTGGATCCGATATTGGACTTGATCCAGCGAGGAATTCTCGTTGGACATGTACCTGTTCTAGT ATCATGGCTGTTTGCCAGCTCACTTGTTCTCGGGATAGGCCTTCTGGGCGGCTTTGGCCGGATACTAGAAAAGTACACGCGCATGTCCATCCACGCTTTGGATCACTGCTCAAAACATGATACACACGCAAGACAGTACTCCCTTATCGCGCAGTCACTTCTCACTGCAGCCCTCGAGTACCTCGAAAAGCGAGAACTAGCAGAGCACCAACGACGAACCGAGAACTCAAGCCAACTCTTTGGACTGATCCCATCCGAAGCCGGGACAGATTCCACCTCCCCGGCTGTCACCAGAGACCCGAGTCATCCGGTGGCCAGTCCGGCATCCAACAGCCGGCCACGGGACTCCCTGGACCGGTCATTCCTGCAGCATAATGGACTACAAGGCGTCGGATCACCGCCATTTGGGGATCTCGATTCGGCTTTCCTAGGCATAAGCGAGTCCATGCTACAAACCCCTGATCCGAGTTACTGGGGCGGGCCGACGGGCATGGAAGGAGATTCCGGTTCGGCACTGAACCTGTTTGCTTTGCTGGACGCGGGGGGTGGCATAGATCTGACGCATCATCTTTGA